In Scylla paramamosain isolate STU-SP2022 chromosome 19, ASM3559412v1, whole genome shotgun sequence, a single genomic region encodes these proteins:
- the LOC135110002 gene encoding uncharacterized protein LOC135110002 produces MNDDEAEDEEEDEIEEEGNACAAVLTTRCQSATVPEASQGPLDAPVQTPTKHVSFISSTKERTKQQVPNDSFQYADQIASEADPEAELKGLDAPQTESHDSNAGSESDIHTRSATPLGDGEKPHGPHAEAHQTRYFVTTPYRAPSSLSPRHFGSGHSHRHGSGAVSPTPRIGRPSSQTIRPSYNVFSHDINVSPRNSGRYNTQRSKLSYPVIRHEKPDHIRFHSDKSYTPQIIPAKLEFAAYANSTRSHKSSNTYGTVRNQKTHPIKSIFSFVLPGTPHSPKARPATSYTANMTSQSPHPALQSSHHRLLAPHPPLTSCKSRPLKFSSTPHPPLKSPPTHSLQ; encoded by the exons ATGAACGATGACGAGgcggaggacgaagaggaagatgagatagaggaagagggcAAC GCCTGCGCGGCGGTGCTAACGACGAGGTGTCAAAGCGCCACAGTCCCAGAGGCTTCCCAAGGACCCCTCGACGCCCCCGTCCAAACCCCAACCAAGCatgtctccttcatttcctcgaCGAAGGAAAGAACTAAACAGCAG GTACCAAACGACTCCTTCCAGTATGCGGACCAAATAGCAAGTGAAGCAGACCCTGAGGCTGAATTAAAGGGACTAGACGCGCCCCAGACCGAGTCACAT GATTCCAATGCCGGTTCAGAGAGCGACATTCACACCCGGTCCGCCACGCCCCTGGGTGACGGCGAGAAGCCCCACGGACCTCACGCAGAGGCACACCAAACCCGGTACTTCGTCACCACACCCTACAGGGCCCCCAGCAGCCTCTCACCGCGGCACTTTGGATCAGGCCACTCACACAGGCATGGCAGTGGTGCAGTCAGCCCCACACCACGCATCGGCAGGCCTTCATCGCAAACCATCAGGCCCAGCTACAACGTCTTCAGCCACGACATCAACGTATCCCCAAGAAATTCTGGCAGATACAATACGCAACGAAGCAAGTTAAGTTATCCCGTAATCCGACATGAAAAACCAGACCACATTCGCTTCCATTCGGATAAGTCCTACACACCACAGATAATACCGGCTAAATTGGAGTTTGCGGCCTACGCGAACTCAACTCGCTCTCACAAATCGAGCAACACGTACGGCACGGTAAGAAACCAAAAGACGCATCCCATAAAATCCATCTTCAGTTTCGTCCTCCCCGGCACCCCCCACTCCCCAAAGGCAAGACCAGCTACATCATACACCGCCAACATGACCTCACAGTCTcctcacccagcactccagtcTTCTCATCACCGTCTCCTCGCCCCACACCCTCCCCTTACAAGCTGCAAGAGTCGCCCCCTAAAATTCTCATCtactccccatcctcccttaaAATCGCCCCCCACCCACTCCCTCCAGTAA